In one Arachis duranensis cultivar V14167 chromosome 9, aradu.V14167.gnm2.J7QH, whole genome shotgun sequence genomic region, the following are encoded:
- the LOC107464859 gene encoding probable GTP diphosphokinase RSH2, chloroplastic, translated as MAVSTIALYASPPSSVCSTPHPCQINAHGSCDFDMGSRSSSSSTASTSQKPVMGGLSCLFSSPAPAAVKHAPLSGFSGGGEDHGGGRGDELNLKELGSSFSYSPSKFGGSSWKRDHHSPVSVFNGPVSCSSTVGSSSNLRSTASSVRIGGGSERVGTSGLFDGFVRNALGSCLDYDSASFKVGGLDEGDSSALADELTFNLEDTFMEGGFEPYAKKLLLGAQLRHKIFCEEFVIKAFCEAEKAHRGQVRASGDPYLQHCLETAVLLALIGANSTVVAAGLLHDTLDDAFLTYDYIFGTFGAGVADLVEGVSKLSHLSKLARENNTACKSVEADRLHTMFLAMADARAVLIKLADRLHNMMTLDALPVAKQQRFAKETLEIFAPLANRLGISSWKEQLENLCFKHLNPDQHDELSSKLVDSYDEARITSAIEKLEQALKDEGISYHVVSGRHKSLYSIYCKMLKKKLTIDDIHDIYGLRLIVDKEEDCYKALTIVHQLWSEVPGKLKDYICRPKFNGYQSLHTVVMGEGKVPLEVQIRTKDMHLQAEFGFAAHWRYKEDDCQHSSFVLQMVEWARWVVTWQCEAMSKDSTSVGYGDSIKPPCKFPSHVDDCPYCYKPDCGQDGPVFVIMIENDKMSVQEFRANSTVMDLMERAGRASSRLMTYRFPLKEELRPRLNHMPVSDPNCKLKMGDVVELTPAIPDKSLTEYREEIQRMYDRGLTVSGAGPTASSMVGSRS; from the exons ATGGCGGTTTCTACCATAGCCCTGTACGCAAGCCCACCGAGCAGTGTGTGCTCGACGCCGCACCCATGCCAGATCAATGCCCACGGCTCCTGCGACTTCGATATGGGGTCTCGATCCTCGTCGTCCTCGACGGCGTCGACGTCACAGAAGCCTGTAATGGGGGGTCTCTCGTGCCTCTTCTCTTCGCCGGCGCCAGCGGCCGTGAAGCACGCGCCACTGTCGGGATTCTCCGGCGGCGGTGAGGATCACGGTGGCGGCAGAGGGGATGAACTGAACCTTAAGGAACTCGGGAGCTCCTTCTCATACTCGCCGAGCAAGTTtggtggttcttcttggaagAGGGACCACCATAGCCCCGTTTCTGTCTTCAACGGCCCCGTTTCGTGTAGCAGCACCGTTGGCTCGTCTTCGAATTTGAGGAGCACCGCGAGCTCCGTGAGGATCGGTGGTGGTTCGGAGAGGGTTGGGACCAGTGGGCTGTTTGATGGGTTCGTGAGGAACGCTTTGGGGTCTTGCTTGGATTACGATTCGGCGAGTTTCAAGGTTGGTGGTTTGGATGAGGGTGATTCTTCGGCTTTGGCTGATGAGTTGACCTTCAATTTGGAGGATACTTTTATGGAGGGTGGGTTTGAGCCTTATGCTAAGAAGTTGCTGCTTGGTGCCCAGTTGAGACACAAGATCTTCTGCGAAGAGTTTGTAATCAAGGCCTTTTGTGAAGCCGAGAAAGCGCACAGAGGCCAG GTGCGTGCTAGTGGGGATCCATATTTGCAGCATTGTTTGGAAACTGCTGTGCTGCTCGCTTTGATTGGAGCAAATTCCACGGTGGTTGCTGCAGGGCTCTTGCATGATACCCTTGACGATGCGTTTCTGACCTATGATTACATATTTGGAACGTTTGGTGCTGGGGTTGCTGATTTAGTTGAAGGG GTTTCTAAATTAAGTCACTTGAGCAAGCTTGCTCGAGAAAACAATACAGCTTGCAAATCAGTTGAAGCAGACCGTCTGCATACCATGTTCCTTGCCATGGCAGATGCAAGAGCTGTGCTTATTAAACTGGCAGATCGATTGCACAATATGATGACTCTGGATGCATTGCCAGTGGCCAAGCAACAGAGGTTTGCAAAGGAGACTTTGGAGATTTTTGCACCTTTGGCAAATCGCTTGGGAATATCTAGCTGGAAAGAACAATTAgaaaatttatgttttaaacaTCTCAACCCCGATCAGCATGATGAGCTATCTTCAAAGCTTGTGGATTCATATGATGAAGCCAGGATTACTTCTGCAATTGAGAAATTAGAGCAAGCACTTAAAGATGAAGGCATATCATATCATGTTGTTTCTGGGCGGCACAAAAGCTTATATAGCATTTATTGCAAAATGTTGAA GAAGAAACTGACAATAGATGATATCCACGACATCTATGGATTGCGCTTGATTGTTGATAAGGAGGAAGACTGTTACAAAGCATTGACAATTGTTCACCAGTTATGGTCTGAAGTACCTGGAAAGCTAAAAGATTACATATGTCGCCCCAAGTTCAATGG gTATCAATCCCTGCATACTGTGGTGATGGGTGAAGGCAAAGTTCCCCTTGAAGTACAAATTCGAACAAAAGATATGCATTTACAAGCTGAATTTGGGTTTGCTGCTCATTGGAGGTACAAGGAAGATGACTGTCAGCATTCTTCATTTGTGCTTCAGATGGTTGAGTGGGCTCGATGGGTTGTCACCTGGCAGTGTGAGGCAATGAGTAAGGATTCTACATCTGTTGGATATGGCGATTCAATTAAGCCTCCATGCAAGTTCCCTTCCCATGTTGATGACTGTCCATATTGTTATAAGCCCGACTGTGGTCAAGATGGCCCCGTGTTCGTTATCATGATTGAGAATGATAAG ATGTCCGTCCAAGAATTTCGTGCGAACTCAACAGTGATGGATCTGATGGAAAGAGCTGGGCGAGCAAGCTCAAGGTTGATGACATATAGGTTCCCTCTGAAGGAAGAACTGAGGCCAAGACTGAATCACATGCCTGTAAGTGATCCCAATTGCAAGTTGAAGATGGGGGATGTGGTGGAGCTTACACCAGCCATACCTGACAAGTCTTTGACAGAATATAGGGAAGAAATCCAGCGTATGTATGATCGCGGGCTAACCGTCTCCGGCGCTGGACCTACTGCTAGCAGCATGGTTGGCTCAAGAAGCTGA